The proteins below come from a single Aphanothece sacrum FPU1 genomic window:
- the pstA gene encoding phosphate ABC transporter permease PstA: MSNLEPQRTGISLKKKPGSPRSLFDTFWTVIASLCMIVTLIPLFAVLIFVAIQGFSQLNLSLFTELPPPPGLSEGGIANALIGTIITVLLATAIAVPFGVLAAVYLSEFSGGNKIAQWVRFATNVLSGVPSIIAGIFAFGLLVSSGIVGFSAIAGGFALAVLMLPTIVRTTDEALQIVPQDVRWAAFGIGAYNYQTVLKVVLPAAIPSILTGVTLAVARAAGETAPLIFTALFSNFWPSVPPKGLLEPIATLSVLVYNFATVPFKPQQELAWAGSLILVLLVLITSVTARWASRQKTY, encoded by the coding sequence ATGTCTAATTTAGAGCCTCAAAGAACAGGAATAAGTCTGAAAAAGAAGCCGGGTAGTCCCCGTTCTCTTTTTGATACTTTCTGGACAGTAATTGCTTCTTTATGTATGATTGTCACCTTAATTCCCCTATTTGCAGTGTTGATTTTTGTGGCAATCCAGGGATTTTCTCAACTTAATTTGAGTTTATTTACCGAACTTCCCCCACCTCCAGGACTCTCAGAAGGCGGCATTGCTAACGCACTTATCGGTACAATTATTACAGTATTGTTGGCCACAGCAATTGCGGTTCCTTTTGGGGTATTGGCTGCCGTTTATCTCTCGGAGTTTAGCGGAGGCAATAAAATTGCTCAATGGGTACGGTTTGCCACTAATGTTTTAAGTGGGGTTCCCTCAATTATAGCCGGAATTTTCGCTTTTGGGTTGTTAGTATCTAGTGGAATTGTTGGGTTTTCAGCCATCGCGGGGGGGTTTGCTTTAGCGGTGTTGATGTTACCTACAATTGTCCGTACAACGGATGAAGCATTACAAATCGTTCCCCAAGATGTACGGTGGGCAGCCTTTGGCATAGGGGCGTACAACTATCAAACTGTCTTAAAAGTTGTACTTCCGGCTGCTATTCCCTCTATTTTAACAGGTGTTACCTTAGCGGTTGCCCGTGCAGCCGGAGAAACGGCCCCACTGATTTTTACGGCTTTGTTTTCTAATTTTTGGCCTAGTGTACCACCCAAAGGTTTATTAGAACCTATCGCTACCCTCTCCGTTTTGGTTTATAATTTTGCGACTGTACCCTTTAAACCACAACAAGAATTAGCTTGGGCTGGCTCTTTAATTTTGGTATTATTAGTGTTAATTA
- the pstC gene encoding phosphate ABC transporter permease subunit PstC produces the protein MTAQLSNRQTGVGIRSESEKTFNKGFIGLTLAFALGIGLILFSIGAVITWRAWPAIQTFGFGFLVNSTWNPVQGRESYGALPIIYGTLVSSLISLVIAIPLGVGTALFLSEDFIPLKFRTPLVFLVELLAAIPSVVYGLWGIFVLIPFIQPFALWLHETLGWIPFFSTPPSGGPGMFPAGIVLSIMILPIITAISRDSLACLPPDLRQASLGLGATRWETIFRVLIPAAISGIVGGIMLALGRAMGETMAVTMIIGNVNRISISILEPANTISSLLANQFAEASGMQVAALMYAALVLMILTLVVNIVADYIVSQVKAKY, from the coding sequence GTGACTGCACAATTATCCAATCGACAAACTGGAGTCGGTATTCGTTCCGAATCTGAAAAAACTTTCAATAAGGGATTTATTGGGCTTACCTTAGCTTTTGCCCTTGGTATTGGATTAATTTTATTCTCTATCGGGGCTGTTATTACATGGCGTGCTTGGCCAGCTATTCAAACTTTTGGCTTTGGCTTTTTAGTTAATAGTACCTGGAATCCAGTTCAAGGAAGAGAATCTTACGGGGCTTTACCTATTATTTACGGAACCTTAGTTAGTTCTTTGATTTCTTTAGTTATTGCTATTCCTTTAGGGGTAGGAACTGCTCTTTTTTTAAGTGAAGATTTTATCCCCCTAAAATTCCGTACTCCCCTAGTTTTCTTAGTTGAATTACTAGCAGCTATTCCTAGTGTGGTTTATGGATTATGGGGCATTTTTGTTCTTATTCCTTTTATTCAGCCCTTTGCTTTGTGGTTACACGAGACATTAGGATGGATTCCTTTTTTTAGCACTCCTCCTTCTGGTGGCCCTGGAATGTTTCCGGCAGGAATTGTGCTGTCAATCATGATTTTACCCATTATTACCGCCATTTCTCGTGATTCTTTAGCTTGCTTACCTCCTGATTTACGACAAGCATCTTTAGGTTTAGGTGCAACCCGTTGGGAAACCATTTTTAGAGTATTAATTCCCGCAGCTATTTCGGGAATTGTGGGAGGAATTATGTTAGCTTTAGGTCGAGCTATGGGAGAAACTATGGCGGTTACTATGATTATTGGAAATGTCAACAGAATTAGCATTTCTATTCTCGAACCAGCTAACACTATTTCTTCTTTATTAGCTAACCAATTTGCTGAAGCATCAGGAATGCAAGTAGCTGCTTTAATGTATGCCGCTTTAGTATTAATGATTTTAACCTTAGTGGTTAATATTGTGGCTGATTATATTGTTAGTCAAGTGAAAGCTAAATATTAA